One stretch of Macrotis lagotis isolate mMagLag1 chromosome 7, bilby.v1.9.chrom.fasta, whole genome shotgun sequence DNA includes these proteins:
- the C1S gene encoding complement C1s subcomponent has protein sequence MTSFSGPIKSTGIWCIVLGILFTVLARAEETSMYGEILSPNYPQAYPNNAKKTWKITVPDGYGIHLYFTHLDLELSADCEYDSVKVISGGLVEGILCGQKISKNPSSPIVKEYNIPYNNLQIIFESDFSNEERFTGFAAYYVAVDINECTDFEDAPCSHFCNNFIGGYFCSCPPEYFLHDDMKNCGVNCSGNMFTDQTGEITSPNYPGLYPENSLCDYRIFLEKGFQVVVTIKREDFDVEAGDIEGDCPDSLLFSARGQEFGPYCGNFPGQKIIEAKDNVLDIIFQTDQTGQKKGWKLRYHGDPMPCPKEFTANSVQDPVKAKYVYKDTVKITCLEGFEMVNGKVSSTFFYSTCQSNGQWSNSNLKCKPVDCGSPEPIKNGNVDDTENTLFGAVIQYTCNEPYYYMKIEGTGEYHCAANGTWMSKDLGPELPECVPVCGVPSKPFEGHQRIFGGKSADIGSFPWQVFFQHPRAGGALIDEYWVLTAAHVLEGNSNPTMYMGTTLVRHSELEKAQMLIADKVFIHPEWKAIGDLDTRTNFDNDIGLVRLKDPVKIGPKVSPICLPVSSPDYDLKFGTLGLISGWGQANKRITVVELRGAILPVVPLEKCQSQKSENSKVDTSTFVFSNNMICAGGEKGSDSCKGDSGGAFAVQVPNEESTKFYAAGLVSWGPKCGTFGIYTKVKNYISWIEKTMQENKIIDQD, from the exons GTGTATTGTTCTAGGTATCTTGTTTACAGTCCTGGCAAGGGCTGAGGAGACCTCCATGTATGGGGAAATTTTGTCCCCTAACTACCCTCAGGCATATCCCAATAATGCAAAGAAGACTTGGAAGATCACAGTTCCTGATGGGTATGGCATCCATCTCTACTTCACTCATTTGGACTTAGAATTGTCAGCTGACTGCGAGTATGATTCAGTGAAG GTCATATCAGGAGGCCTTGTAGAAGGGATTCTCTGTGGGCAGAAGATTAGCAAGAACCCCAGTTCTCCAATAGTGAAGGAGTACAATATCCCATATAACAACCTCCAAATAATCTTTGAGTCAGACTTCTCAAATGAAGAGCGTTTTACAGGATTTGCTGCTTACTATGTTGCCGTGG ATATAAATGAGTGCACAGATTTTGAAGATGCCCCTTGTAGTCATTTCTGCAACAACTTCATAGGGGGTTACTTCTGCTCCTGCCCTCCAGAGTACTTCCTCCATGATGACATGAAGAATTGTGGTG TGAATTGCAGTGGAAATATGTTTACTGATCAAACTGGGGAGATTACTAGCCCTAACTATCCCGGCTTATACCCTGAGAACTCCCTCTGTGATTACCGGATCTTTTTGGAGAAAGGTTTCCAAGTGGTGGTGACTATTAAGAGAGAAGATTTTGATGTGGAAGCAGGTGATATAGAAGGAGACTGTCCGGACAGCCTGCTC TTCTCAGCCAGAGGTCAGGAGTTTGGGCCTTACTGTGGTAATTTCCCTGGGCAGAAAATAATTGAAGCCAAGGACAACGTTCTTGATATCATCTTCCAGACTGATCAAACAGGGCAAAAAAAGGGCTGGAAACTTCGTTACCATGGAGATC CAATGCCATGTCCTAAAGAATTCACAGCCAACTCTGTTCAGGATCCTGTAAAAGCCAAATATGTCTATAAGGATACTGTGAAGATAACTTGTCTGGAAGGTTTTGAAATGGTGAAC GGAAAAGTCAGCTCAACATTCTTCTATTCTACTTGTCAAAGTAATGGGCAGTGGAGTAATTCCAACCTAAAATGCAAAC CGGTGGACTGTGGTTCCCCTGAGCCTATTAAAAATGGTAATGTAGATGATACAGAAAATACCTTGTTTGGGGCTGTGATTCAATATACCTGCAATGAGCCATATTATTACATGAAGATCGAAGGGACTG GGGAGTATCACTGTGCTGCCAATGGGACCTGGATGAGCAAGGACCTGGGTCCAGAGCTGCCCGAGTGTGTGCCAG TTTGTGGAGTTCCCAGTAAGCCATTTGAAGGACACCAGAGGATTTTTGGGGGCAAAAGTGCAGATATTGGCAGTTTCCCCTGGCAAGTATTCTTTCAGCATCCAAGAGCTGGTGGAGCCCTCATTGATGAATATTGGGTGTTAACTGCTGCCCACGTGTTAGAGGGGAACTCCAACCCTACTATGTATATGGGAACCACCTTGGTTCGCCATTCAGAACTGGAAAAGGCTCAGATGCTAATTGCTGATAAAGTCTTTATTCATCCAGAATGGAAAGCCATTGGTGACCTAGACACAAGGACGAATTTTGATAATGACATTGGACTTGTGCGCCTAAAAGACCCAGTGAAAATAGGGCCTAAAGTTTCTCCCATATGCCTGCCAGTCAGTTCACCAGACTATGATCTCAAGTTTGGGACCCTGGGATTGATCTCAGGTTGGGGCCAAGCAAACAAACGTATAACTGTTGTTGAACTTAGAGGGGCAATCTTACCCGTGGTCCCCCTGGAAAAGTGTCAGTCTCAAAAATCTGAAAACTCCAAAGTAGACACCAGCACCtttgttttttccaataacatgatTTGTGctggaggggagaaggggagtgATAGTTGTAAAGGGGACAGTGGTGGGGCCTTTGCTGTACAAGTTCCTAATGAAGAGAGCACCAAATTCTATGCAGCTGGCCTGGTGTCCTGGGGACCCAAATGTGGTACTTTTGGAATCTACACAAAAGTAAAGAATTACATTTCCTGGATTGAGAAGACCATGCAGGAAAATAAGATCATTGATCAGGATTAA